The following nucleotide sequence is from Rubrobacter radiotolerans DSM 5868.
AGCTATCGCGCCCGCAGGGGTTTCCGCGACGCCGTCCCCGTCGAGATCGCAGCCCTCCGGGATAGCACAGTAAGGTGTGTCAAGATCTTGAGCGAACGCCGCGGTTGACGCAAGCGCGAGCGAGAGGGCCGCCAGCAGGCAGAGCGTGGCTACTTTCGTCATCTAGCGTTCCTTTCTTTCCAACCGTGCCGAGGCATTGGAAGGGTTGTGGCTAGAACCTTCTCACCTAGCAACTCTCTAGTCAACGAGGGCTCCGTGGAAGTCCACCAGACCGTGGCCGAAAGCATTGTCTCTTCCAGCCACTCCTCGGTCATCGGCGCTACTTTTCAGTTGGCGGTGGATCGTGCCGACTGGTCTACCTTTCGCCGCGAGCAGCGCGGCTGCTGCCGAGACGTGCGGAGTAGCCATGCTGGTGCCGCTCAGCCCTCGGTAAACGTTCTTGCCACCTACATAAGCTCCGCGAATGTCTTTGGCGGGAGCGGCGATATCTACATACGGTCCTCGGTTCGAACCACCATAAGACGTTGAGAAACGGGCCGTGCCGTCGCGGGTCGTGCCAGCTACGGCCATGACACCGGGGTACGCCGCCGGGTAGTCCGTCTCCTTGTAGACGCCCTCGTTTCCCGCCGCGGCTGCGACAAAGACCCCGGCATTGTAAAGTTGCCGCATCTTGTCCTCTATTGCCTGGTTGTGGTAGCCGCCCGCTATAGAGAGGTTTACTACTTTGGCGTTGTTGTCGAGAGCCCACTGGAGTCCGTCGAGCATCCTGCGGTCCGTTGTAGTGCCTGCGTCGCTCGTGATCTTTGCGCACAGCAGTCGGGCGTTGGGCGCGCCTCCCGCTATGCCGAGGCTGTTGTTGGTTTCCGCACCAAGAATGGAGGCAACGTGGGTTCCGTGTCCAAGCTGATCGTCGGCGCGAGCGTCTCTGTACCAGAAGTCATACTGAGCGACAACCTTGCCCTCGTTTAGCTCGGCGTGCGCTGCGTAACAGCCGGAGTCGAGAACGGCGACCCTTGTCTTTCCGCGAGTGACGTTCCAGGCCCTGAGCGCATCGACCGCGCGCAGGTTGTTCTGTCTACCCTGCTGAAACTCGGGGTCGTTCGGGGACCAGGCAAGCTCGGAGACGTAGTTGTAGTCGACGCTCTTGATAGTCGGATCTGTAGAGAGCTCGGCTCTTTTCTCCTCAAGATCCTCAATCTCCGGGACTCCGTCAAATTCCAGAGCCTCGGCCTCTATCTCGGACCAGTACGCTTCGCTCTCGGCTTCGAAATCGTCTCGAACCTCTTGCCGCTCCGCTTTTGCGACATCATCTTTGTAGGTGACTATTAGCTCATCGGAGACGACCCGGGCTCCGTTTTCAAGCTCTACGACTTCCTCGGCTACCGGCGCGGAAAGTGGTTGTTCTTCTTCCGGGCTCGGTGGAGCGTCAGGGTCTTCGGTCCTCGGTGGCTCCAGTGGGCTCTCTCCTGTTACTTCCTCTGGTGGAGCGTCTGGCTCAGAGGCTTCGCTCTGCGCGCTTCCCGGCGCGTTCAGGACGAGCAGCATCAGCAAGGTCGTCAGCACGATCGCTGCAGGCAGGCGGTCCACTCGCATCACAGACCTCCCACGGTGAACGACCAAGACTTGCTGCGCGCCAGCGTCAGTCCGGTAGTGTCCGAGACGCCGTTCGAGCCGCCTTGGATCGTCGCAGTGTAGGACGCGCCGGGAGTCAGGTCCCCAAACGGGTCCAGAATCGCCGTTTTGCTTTTGGCGTTGTAGAAGATAGCCCCGTCGATGTTCGTGCCGGTTCCGGACTCGACGAGCCTGAAGTTACCTCCGTAGAAGGACAGTTCGTCCATGGGTTTCGAGAAAGTCGCTTTCACGGGGCTGTTCGCGGTTACGCCGACTGCTCCCGCCGCCGGGCTTACGCTTACGACAGCCGGAGACTGTGTATTTACGGTCCACTCGCGCTTGACGATTACCGAAGCATCACCGTTCGGCGCTACCGCTCGGACCTTGAAGACGTGGAACCCCTGGTTGAGACCGGTAAGTCTCGCTGGAGACGTGCATCGCTTGAACCCCGCGCCGTCGAGACTGCACTGAAGACCCGCACCTTCCCCGGCGCTGAACCTTAAGGTAGCGTCCCGGCTCGCGACCGTCCCTGTGGGACCCGCCGCGAAGAGCGGCACGACCGGCTCGAACTGAGTAGTGTTGCAGCCACCGGTGGAGAAGCCGATCTGGTTCACCCCGACTTTGGACGTTGTGGAGATGGCGTCGTTGCCCGGTCGGTAGAAAAGGAACGCTCCCGCGCGGCTGCTCTTGTGCGCGCCTCTTGTGTTCCCTCTGTAGGAAAGGAAGCGTTCCGTCCCGAACTCTGAGGTGGGCGAGTACCTCCAGCCGCCTCCCTGCTCCGTATGCCGGAGGTCGGAGCGTACCCAGGTCTCCGCCGGTCCTTTCTTACCGTAGGTAACCTCGCCTCCACTGAAGCACCAGACCTTCGTTACAGTGAACCGCATCTGAGGTTGGTCGTCTATGTCCACGAGCTGGACCGTCCACTTCTTGGCCTTTCGCTGACCCACGCAGCTCGAGCTTGCGGTGCTGAGAGATCCAAGTGCCGAGCCGCTGCCAGTGTCCGGCGGAGGGTTTACATAGCGGGAGGTCGTTTTGGTTTTTACAGGTACGTAGCTTGCCGCTTCGGGATCTCTGAGGAGACGGGTCGTCTCGTTCTCATCAAGGCCCATGATCTCCCGTGCGCCCTCTTCCAGCAAGGCGCGTTCCTTTTCCGTATAAACCGTCTCGTCCTCCGCACTCCTGACCTCCGAAGCTGACAAACATAGAAACACTAGCGACGCCAGAGTTACCGTAAAGGTAAAACCAACTGCAGACGGGTAGCATTTGCTCAAGCTTGTGCGCTCTTTTCGGTACACGAAACCAACCCCTTCCCTAAAAGACGCCTTTTCTGTTTTTACTTCCTGGAGTTCAGCACAGGATCTCCCCTACCTTGCAGAACCTCCGTTTTGGACTTCATTACCCGTTCTATACGTAGGTGCCCTACGACGTAGAAGGATCCTTAAACCGGCTCCCGCAGCGGATGCCAAAGTGCAGATAATAGCGACCCCGCAAGCCAGAACGCTTGAGAACATGACATTGCCGACGTAATCTACAGGTTCGATTATCTCTCTTACTAACAGTAACCGGAAGTCTATTGCGACCATAGGAGGTATTGGTATCGCTATAGCTATTCCCCACAACCAGAAGACTCTTGGAGCGAAAAACCCAACGAATCCTGCTAAAAGGATCAAGAACGGTATGCCAACGAGCATCTCCGGGGGCGCCTTGACTCCGGCCCACAAGACAAACACGCTGATAGTAGAAAGTACAATAAAGACAGCTGAATACTTGATCACATCTGTGATTCTCCAGTTCATATCAGATCAGCAATCTCCACTGCCTACCGAAGAGGTCTTGCAATCATCGTAACAGCTTCGCTCGGGGAACTGTAAACGCGTAGCGAAGCTTTCACAGAAACCGTCTTCTGCTCCAGCCCATTGATCAACGGTAAAGCTAGCGATAGGATTTGGTATAAACGACGTGACGAAACCCGACACTGTGTTACAGCGGTTGTCCCATTTCATCAAACACGCTTCACAAGGGTTGTCTGGCTTAAGGGTCTCCGCAGTTGAAAGTCTGCTGTTTCTAAGTAGAGCTTCATCTTTGAGTTGACTTACCTTCAAAACTTTACCGTAGTCTGTAGTTATCAGATCGTTTTCTCGTACAGTTTCTATATCGCCGCGCCGTACAATCTGAAAAAGGTTCCTCAGCGCTTTCCCTTGCTGATACGAGAGGTACTGAACTCTGTCCGATGCAACAGGTATGGCAACTGCGTGACGATACCAAAAAACCGTCTTGCGCTCTAAATCTATTCCAAGATCGGAGAACATCGATCTTTTTGTGTTTCTTGAAACGATGCGTATCATAGCCGTCCAGTTCTCCATACGGATTCGAGCATTCGCGAAGTCAAAAGTTGCACCTATTTGGGACTGCTGGCTCGCCAGTTTCTTGTACTGAGCAGAGTTGCGCACTATTCGCTTTGCAAGTTGTTTCTTCTCCGTCACGGTCATGGCGGCTGCCTCAGAGGTGAAGAAGGGGCTGCCCGCCATCAGCGACATAGCAGCTACCGCTCCGGTAGCCCCAGTCAAGAATCGCTTTCGGCTCATACCGACAGTGTTGGCTGCTTGTTGCTGTTGACCGACCAGACGTTCTGTTTCTCCCAGTACCTGCATAACACGCCAGGTCGCGGCTGGTCCAAGACGACGGGCGAGAGTTACGGCCATGCGCGGTCCTATCCACGCCTTGACCTTGAGGTCTTTTATCTCCACAAGGGTCGGGGTCCAGGGAGCGTTTGCGCCCAACGCCTTCCTGCGCCACGCCTGCATCTGAGGATCGCCCAGGCTCAGGACTTCGAGCTTGCCGCCGACCTGTTTTTCGATGCGTCGGGCGAGGTCCGTACAGGTGAAGCACCCACCATCGTAGCCGAGCACAAGCCGCCTTCCGCCAACCTGCTTGTAGTTCTTTTTCTCAGACATCTTCTTGCCCCTTCCCTGTCTGGAGATGGAAGAGTAAGACCCGATTCGCATCCCCTTGCTACCCTTACCGTGAGAACCACGATAGAGGCCGTCCGGACCGTGCGCTACGGAGAAACGGCTAAGGTTTCTGGCCGGCTAGAAAAGTTGGCCGGTTCCGGACCGGCCGTCTCCAAAGCTTACTGCGAAGTTTTAGCGGGGGGGGGTAAGGCCGATGTCTACAGCTCGGGCGACGGCCTGCCTGCGGTTCTTCACCCCGAGCTTGGCAAGGATGTGCTGGACTTCGAGCTTGACGGTTCCGCTGCTGTAGGAGAGACGACGCGCTATCTGCTGGTTGGTCAGCCCTTCTACAAGGCAAAGCAACACCTCGCGCTCCCTGACAGACAGCGG
It contains:
- a CDS encoding S8 family serine peptidase, giving the protein MRVDRLPAAIVLTTLLMLLVLNAPGSAQSEASEPDAPPEEVTGESPLEPPRTEDPDAPPSPEEEQPLSAPVAEEVVELENGARVVSDELIVTYKDDVAKAERQEVRDDFEAESEAYWSEIEAEALEFDGVPEIEDLEEKRAELSTDPTIKSVDYNYVSELAWSPNDPEFQQGRQNNLRAVDALRAWNVTRGKTRVAVLDSGCYAAHAELNEGKVVAQYDFWYRDARADDQLGHGTHVASILGAETNNSLGIAGGAPNARLLCAKITSDAGTTTDRRMLDGLQWALDNNAKVVNLSIAGGYHNQAIEDKMRQLYNAGVFVAAAAGNEGVYKETDYPAAYPGVMAVAGTTRDGTARFSTSYGGSNRGPYVDIAAPAKDIRGAYVGGKNVYRGLSGTSMATPHVSAAAALLAAKGRPVGTIHRQLKSSADDRGVAGRDNAFGHGLVDFHGALVD
- a CDS encoding Ig-like domain-containing protein — protein: MLEEGAREIMGLDENETTRLLRDPEAASYVPVKTKTTSRYVNPPPDTGSGSALGSLSTASSSCVGQRKAKKWTVQLVDIDDQPQMRFTVTKVWCFSGGEVTYGKKGPAETWVRSDLRHTEQGGGWRYSPTSEFGTERFLSYRGNTRGAHKSSRAGAFLFYRPGNDAISTTSKVGVNQIGFSTGGCNTTQFEPVVPLFAAGPTGTVASRDATLRFSAGEGAGLQCSLDGAGFKRCTSPARLTGLNQGFHVFKVRAVAPNGDASVIVKREWTVNTQSPAVVSVSPAAGAVGVTANSPVKATFSKPMDELSFYGGNFRLVESGTGTNIDGAIFYNAKSKTAILDPFGDLTPGASYTATIQGGSNGVSDTTGLTLARSKSWSFTVGGL